One genomic segment of Streptomyces sp. RKND-216 includes these proteins:
- a CDS encoding DUF4191 domain-containing protein — translation MARQDTSENPGRFKQIGLTYKMTRRVDRKIGWILAGVGLGTLGVLIGIGFLIGHPVYLGILGVLLAFLATAIVFGRRAERAAFGQMEGQPGAAAAVLDNIGRGWNVTPAVAMNRNQDVVHRAVGKPGIVLVAEGNPNRLRGLLAAEKRKMSRVVAEVPVHDLVVGDDEGQVPLKKLRTTMLKLPRVMQGSQITATNDRLRALGDLMSNMPMPKGPMPKGMRLPKGPNGGRR, via the coding sequence ATGGCGAGGCAGGACACTTCCGAGAACCCGGGCCGGTTCAAGCAGATCGGCCTGACGTACAAGATGACCCGGCGCGTGGACCGGAAGATCGGCTGGATTCTGGCCGGCGTCGGTCTCGGCACGCTCGGTGTCCTGATCGGGATCGGCTTCCTCATCGGCCACCCGGTCTACCTGGGCATTCTCGGCGTGCTGCTCGCCTTCCTCGCCACGGCGATCGTCTTCGGGCGGCGCGCGGAGCGGGCGGCGTTCGGGCAGATGGAGGGTCAGCCGGGGGCTGCCGCCGCGGTCCTCGACAACATCGGCCGCGGCTGGAACGTCACCCCTGCCGTGGCGATGAACCGGAACCAGGACGTAGTGCACCGGGCCGTCGGCAAGCCCGGCATCGTGCTCGTCGCCGAGGGCAACCCCAACCGGCTGCGGGGACTGCTCGCAGCAGAGAAGCGGAAGATGAGCCGGGTCGTCGCGGAGGTTCCCGTGCACGACCTGGTGGTCGGCGACGACGAGGGCCAGGTGCCGCTGAAGAAGCTGCGCACCACCATGCTGAAGCTGCCCCGCGTGATGCAGGGCTCGCAGATCACCGCGACCAACGACCGGCTGCGTGCGCTCGGCGACCTGATGAGCAACATGCCCATGCCCAAGGGCCCCATGCCGAAGGGCATGCGGCTGCCGAAGGGCCCGAACGGCGGTCGGCGCTGA
- the lipA gene encoding lipoyl synthase has translation MSAVAPDGRKMLRLEVRNSQTPIERKPEWIKTRAKMGPEYNALQKLVKDEGLHTVCQEAGCPNIFECWEDREATFLIGGEQCTRRCDFCQIDTGKPAELDRDEPRRVAESVQQMELRYATITGVARDDLEDGGAWLYAETVRQIHAAMPDTGVELLIPDFNAVPEQLAEVFSSRPEVLAHNVETVPRIFKRIRPAFRYERSLEVITRAREDGLVTKSNLILGMGETREEVSQALRDLHEAGCELITITQYLRPSPRHHPVERWVKPEEFVELQQEADEIGFAGVMSGPLVRSSYRAGRLYRQAMDARAAKAA, from the coding sequence GTGTCCGCTGTCGCACCCGACGGTCGCAAGATGCTCCGCTTGGAGGTCCGCAACAGCCAGACCCCCATCGAGCGCAAGCCCGAGTGGATCAAGACCCGGGCGAAGATGGGCCCCGAGTACAACGCCCTGCAGAAGCTCGTGAAGGACGAGGGTCTGCACACCGTCTGCCAGGAAGCGGGCTGCCCCAACATCTTCGAGTGCTGGGAGGACCGCGAGGCCACCTTCCTCATCGGCGGCGAGCAGTGCACCCGGCGCTGCGACTTCTGCCAGATCGACACCGGGAAGCCCGCCGAGCTGGACCGCGACGAGCCCCGGCGCGTGGCGGAGTCCGTCCAGCAGATGGAGCTGCGCTACGCCACCATCACCGGTGTGGCCCGCGACGACCTCGAGGACGGCGGCGCCTGGCTGTACGCGGAGACGGTCCGCCAGATCCACGCGGCGATGCCGGACACCGGCGTCGAGCTGCTGATCCCGGACTTCAACGCGGTGCCCGAGCAGCTCGCCGAGGTCTTCTCCTCGCGCCCCGAGGTCCTCGCCCACAACGTCGAGACGGTGCCGCGCATCTTCAAGCGCATCCGCCCCGCCTTCCGCTACGAGCGGTCGCTCGAGGTCATCACCCGGGCCCGCGAGGACGGCCTGGTCACCAAGTCGAACCTGATCCTCGGCATGGGCGAGACGCGCGAGGAGGTCTCCCAGGCCCTTCGCGACCTGCACGAGGCCGGCTGCGAGCTGATCACCATCACGCAGTACCTCCGCCCGTCGCCCCGGCACCACCCAGTGGAGCGCTGGGTCAAGCCGGAGGAGTTCGTGGAGCTCCAGCAGGAGGCGGACGAGATCGGCTTCGCCGGCGTCATGTCCGGTCCGCTGGTCCGCTCCTCCTACCGCGCGGGGCGCCTGTATCGGCAGGCCATGGACGCCCGCGCGGCGAAGGCCGCCTGA
- the lipB gene encoding lipoyl(octanoyl) transferase LipB: MSELRFVHLGFGADAVEYTAAWQEQRRVHAARFADEAPDTCLLLEHQAVYTAGRRTEDSERPLDGTPVVDVDRGGKITWHGPGQLVGYPILKLPRPVDVVAHVRRLEEALIRAAAEFGVATTRIEGRSGVWVLGDPVERRSRDAGRDEGPDGQQALGGLALDFDPRLTDEEFDPRLSGPEYAPSNAGQRREDRKLAAIGIRVAKGVTMHGFALNCDPDNTEFDRIVPCGIRDAGVTSLSDELGRNVPVAEVLPVVEKHLRAVLEEALPLPRAV; the protein is encoded by the coding sequence GTGAGCGAGCTGCGCTTCGTCCACCTGGGCTTCGGCGCCGACGCCGTGGAGTACACCGCGGCGTGGCAGGAGCAGCGCCGGGTGCATGCGGCACGGTTCGCGGACGAGGCCCCGGACACCTGTCTGCTGCTGGAGCACCAGGCCGTCTACACCGCCGGCCGCCGCACCGAGGACAGCGAACGCCCGTTGGACGGCACCCCGGTGGTGGACGTGGACCGCGGTGGGAAGATCACCTGGCACGGCCCCGGCCAGCTCGTCGGATACCCGATCCTGAAACTGCCGCGCCCGGTCGACGTCGTGGCGCACGTGCGGCGGCTGGAGGAGGCGCTGATCCGGGCCGCCGCCGAGTTCGGCGTGGCGACCACGCGGATCGAGGGGCGCAGCGGCGTGTGGGTCCTCGGCGACCCGGTCGAGCGGCGCAGCCGAGACGCGGGACGGGATGAGGGTCCCGACGGGCAGCAGGCTCTCGGCGGCCTGGCGCTGGACTTCGACCCGAGGCTGACGGACGAGGAGTTCGACCCGAGGCTGAGCGGCCCGGAGTACGCGCCGTCCAACGCGGGGCAGCGCCGGGAGGACCGGAAACTGGCCGCCATCGGCATCCGGGTCGCCAAGGGCGTGACCATGCACGGCTTCGCGCTGAACTGTGATCCCGACAACACCGAGTTCGACCGGATCGTGCCCTGCGGCATCCGTGACGCGGGCGTCACCTCGCTCTCGGACGAGCTGGGCAGGAATGTTCCGGTCGCCGAGGTGCTTCCCGTAGTGGAGAAGCACCTCCGTGCGGTGCTGGAGGAGGCACTTCCCCTCCCCCGCGCCGTCTGA